One window of Bacteroidales bacterium genomic DNA carries:
- a CDS encoding tetratricopeptide repeat protein — MIHSKKRSISIIFLLATVLVYAQKSAVYDYGDQEYMEGLELYENQKYGAARRVFGKFLKENPGSRSEIRAEASFYLAMSAVELRNDDAEFLVHSFVSEFPGSPYVDEAAFRLADFFYDKNNWARSISWYNRVDRYRIGKEKLPEYYFKKGYSYYKRNDFENARVNFYEILDWDSPFTGPATYYYSHIHYVDGNYETALKGFRDIDEDPLFSAIAPYYISQILFMQKKYEELIDYAPPFMDSVSERRLGEVAKIIGESHFMLNDYQSAIPYLETYRSNSTSYSIHDRYQLAFAYYNNQEYENALSLFEEISYRNTEIAQSALYHLGDCYLKTGDKNKARIAFSKAANMNFDPNIQQDALFNFAKVTFELSYNPFNEAIRALELYIRTYPAAENTDEANNYLVTAYLATRNYSMAMNSLEKIRRKDANIERAYQKVAFYRGLELYKNLRFTEAVDALEVSLQYAAYDPVIAARTYFWLGEAAYRTGDRLTARMYYDEFLKDGRADQQKEYSLCHYSLGYLHFDEKSYAESLSWFGKFLRLSGGENRASVSDASNRMADCYYVQKQYPQAIEYYDRGIASGLADVDYAMFQKGFTLGLLDRTREKINVLNQIIAEQPKSAFVDDALFEIGRSYVVLNLPQQARSYYERLVNEHSNSSYTNNALNQLGLIHYNAGEYSEALGYYEQVATNYPGTAEAENALTSIKNIYVRNDNVDGYLAFVNGLGRDITLSEQDSLSYTAAEMVYMRDDCEGTVRAFTDYLDAFPRGRFLLNAHYYKADCQLKLQQNDEALESLDYIIGQARNMFTVPALEAASKISFREKDYNRAADYYRALLETAEQKQNIFDAQVGLMRCYFELQEYSNTIEAARQVLQLDKVQEEYIREANFKIAKSFHYLNEVDFAYDFYGKVAHEVNSKEGAESKYLMIEILFGKGEMDRAEEMAYEFIEMNTPHQYWMGMAFLTLSDIYIEKGDEFSAINSLQSLIDYYTVTDDGIIANAKQRKAALTEQAESDIAPEPN; from the coding sequence ATGATCCATTCGAAAAAGAGAAGCATATCCATCATATTCCTGCTGGCAACAGTCCTGGTCTATGCTCAGAAAAGTGCCGTGTATGACTATGGTGACCAGGAATACATGGAGGGGCTGGAGTTGTATGAGAATCAAAAATATGGTGCGGCCCGCAGAGTGTTTGGAAAATTTCTGAAGGAGAATCCCGGCTCCAGGTCCGAAATACGGGCCGAAGCTTCCTTTTACCTGGCCATGTCGGCTGTGGAACTGAGAAATGATGACGCAGAGTTCCTGGTTCATTCCTTTGTGTCTGAATTTCCGGGCAGTCCTTATGTGGATGAAGCCGCCTTTCGCCTGGCCGATTTCTTTTATGACAAGAACAACTGGGCCAGGAGTATTTCCTGGTATAACCGGGTGGACCGCTACCGGATTGGAAAGGAGAAATTACCGGAATACTACTTCAAGAAGGGCTATAGTTACTATAAAAGAAACGATTTTGAGAATGCAAGAGTCAACTTCTATGAGATCCTGGACTGGGACAGCCCTTTTACGGGACCGGCCACCTATTACTATTCCCATATACACTATGTGGATGGAAACTATGAAACTGCACTGAAGGGATTCAGGGATATTGACGAAGATCCGCTGTTTAGTGCCATCGCTCCCTATTATATCTCGCAGATCCTTTTTATGCAGAAGAAATATGAAGAGCTTATTGATTACGCTCCTCCGTTCATGGATTCGGTTTCAGAGCGAAGACTGGGTGAGGTGGCCAAGATCATCGGGGAATCGCACTTTATGCTGAATGACTACCAGTCGGCCATCCCTTATCTGGAGACCTACCGGTCCAATTCGACATCTTACAGCATTCACGACCGTTACCAGCTGGCCTTCGCCTATTACAACAATCAGGAATATGAGAATGCGCTGTCCCTTTTTGAAGAGATTTCTTACCGCAATACGGAGATTGCCCAGAGTGCGCTGTATCACCTGGGCGACTGTTATCTGAAGACGGGTGATAAGAATAAGGCCCGGATCGCTTTTTCCAAAGCAGCCAATATGAATTTTGACCCGAACATACAGCAGGACGCCCTGTTTAATTTTGCCAAGGTCACTTTTGAACTTTCCTACAATCCCTTCAATGAAGCAATCCGGGCCCTGGAGCTTTATATTCGGACCTATCCGGCCGCAGAGAATACCGATGAGGCCAATAACTATCTGGTGACCGCCTACCTGGCCACCAGGAATTACTCCATGGCCATGAACTCTCTGGAGAAGATCCGCCGTAAGGATGCAAATATCGAACGGGCCTATCAGAAGGTGGCATTTTACCGCGGACTTGAACTCTATAAGAATCTGAGGTTCACTGAAGCAGTGGATGCCCTGGAGGTTTCCCTGCAATATGCGGCTTATGATCCCGTGATTGCCGCCCGGACCTATTTCTGGCTGGGGGAAGCAGCTTACCGGACCGGCGATAGGCTTACCGCCCGGATGTATTATGATGAATTTCTGAAAGACGGGCGCGCTGATCAGCAAAAGGAGTATTCGCTTTGTCACTATAGCCTGGGTTATCTTCATTTCGATGAAAAATCCTATGCTGAATCGCTCAGCTGGTTTGGGAAATTCCTTCGCTTGTCCGGAGGGGAGAACAGGGCCAGCGTTTCAGATGCCTCTAACCGGATGGCCGATTGCTATTATGTACAGAAGCAATACCCGCAGGCTATTGAGTATTATGACAGGGGGATAGCGTCCGGGCTGGCTGATGTGGATTATGCCATGTTCCAGAAAGGCTTTACCCTTGGACTGCTCGACCGGACCCGGGAGAAGATCAATGTACTGAACCAGATCATTGCAGAGCAGCCTAAATCTGCTTTTGTGGATGATGCCCTGTTCGAAATAGGAAGGAGCTATGTAGTTCTGAACCTGCCACAGCAGGCCCGGAGTTATTACGAGCGCCTGGTGAATGAGCACTCAAACTCCAGCTACACCAACAATGCCCTGAACCAGCTGGGCCTGATTCATTACAATGCCGGGGAGTACAGTGAAGCACTCGGCTATTATGAGCAGGTGGCCACCAACTACCCGGGCACTGCTGAAGCAGAGAATGCCCTGACCAGCATTAAAAACATCTATGTACGAAACGATAATGTCGACGGGTACCTGGCTTTTGTAAACGGACTGGGCCGGGATATTACCTTAAGTGAACAGGATTCGCTTTCCTATACTGCCGCCGAGATGGTGTATATGCGTGACGACTGTGAGGGGACGGTCCGGGCCTTTACCGATTACCTGGACGCCTTTCCCCGGGGCAGGTTCCTGTTAAATGCACACTACTACAAAGCCGACTGCCAGCTTAAACTGCAGCAAAATGACGAAGCACTGGAATCGCTCGATTACATCATCGGGCAGGCCCGGAATATGTTCACGGTTCCGGCGCTTGAAGCTGCTTCCAAAATCAGTTTCCGGGAAAAGGATTATAACAGGGCGGCTGACTATTACAGGGCACTGCTGGAAACGGCCGAGCAGAAACAGAATATTTTCGATGCCCAGGTGGGACTGATGCGCTGTTATTTTGAGTTGCAGGAGTATAGCAATACCATTGAAGCAGCCCGCCAGGTACTTCAGCTGGACAAGGTTCAGGAGGAGTATATCAGGGAAGCCAATTTTAAGATTGCCAAATCCTTTCACTACTTGAACGAAGTTGATTTTGCCTATGATTTCTACGGGAAGGTGGCTCATGAGGTAAACAGTAAAGAGGGTGCCGAGTCAAAGTATCTGATGATCGAGATCCTTTTTGGCAAAGGTGAGATGGACCGTGCCGAAGAGATGGCTTATGAGTTTATTGAAATGAATACCCCTCACCAGTACTGGATGGGAATGGCCTTCCTGACACTCTCGGATATCTACATTGAGAAAGGCGATGAGTTTTCGGCCATTAACTCCCTTCAGAGCCTGATCGATTATTATACGGTGACAGATGATGGCATCATTGCCAATGCCAAACAGCGAAAGGCAGCGCTTACAGAACAGGCGGAAAGTGATATTGCTCCCGAACCCAATTAA
- a CDS encoding ATP-binding cassette domain-containing protein — protein sequence MALDNVISFENAVIAVNEHMVLEQVNLSVEKGEFVYVIGRVGSGKTSLIKTINAELPLKEGTGTVSGFSLADLKRKEIPMLRRKLGIVFQDFKLLNDRNVDSNLEFALKATGWKNKAEINDRIAEVLEKVDLGYKGYKMPHQLSGGEQQRVVIARALLNDPEIILADEPTGNLDPATSDDIMNILAEISGNGRAVVMATHNYNLIKRFPSRTLRCEDGRLLSANLSEADFDRLIQNV from the coding sequence ATGGCGCTGGACAATGTCATCTCCTTTGAAAATGCGGTTATTGCAGTCAACGAACATATGGTTCTGGAGCAGGTAAATCTTTCTGTTGAAAAGGGTGAATTCGTCTATGTGATCGGCAGGGTCGGAAGCGGAAAGACCAGTCTGATCAAGACCATCAACGCCGAGTTACCCCTGAAAGAGGGTACCGGAACGGTATCCGGATTCAGCCTGGCGGACCTGAAACGTAAAGAGATTCCCATGCTCCGGAGAAAGCTCGGAATTGTCTTCCAGGACTTCAAGCTCCTGAACGACCGGAATGTGGACAGCAATCTGGAGTTTGCACTGAAAGCCACAGGCTGGAAAAACAAAGCAGAAATAAACGACCGCATTGCGGAGGTCCTGGAAAAAGTGGATCTGGGTTATAAAGGCTACAAAATGCCACATCAGCTTTCCGGGGGTGAACAGCAGCGTGTGGTCATTGCAAGGGCACTGTTGAACGATCCGGAAATTATCCTGGCCGATGAGCCTACCGGCAACCTGGATCCGGCCACCTCCGATGATATCATGAATATCCTGGCAGAGATCTCGGGAAACGGCAGGGCTGTGGTCATGGCGACCCATAACTACAACCTGATCAAACGCTTTCCTTCAAGAACCCTGAGATGTGAGGATGGACGGCTGTTAAGCGCCAATCTTTCAGAAGCAGATTTTGACAGGCTGATCCAGAATGTCTAA
- a CDS encoding GNAT family N-acetyltransferase, which yields MDLRIYTLEELKPYLYTLYSNPESLVPVSPLRLESYLRNPRADFSDPVLFEMRQRGEVVAYRTLLPDYLYDREGQSQRFAWLSGNWVHPGFRRRGISTRLLETAEEQWQGRLMYTNFAPESRAVYDRSGRFGLISIRDGFRFHLRSATEDLLAPRMGYEKLFRTTDLLINRFREFGLQRFRFPGTNTCQVKQVNGFIAQLSELVSKQQRDTLFRRDREIFQWALEYPWLTEQGCDPINYHFSYRASRFENIIYHLIHSDGKSHGIIWLLIHNNALSVPYLFATEKGLQNCMAEVIVRTMIDKGCTHSTIRNAELREKMLAFKKIFLSVRKMPQLIFAHHKLTGLIPENPVIHDGDGDVMFTG from the coding sequence ATGGATCTGAGAATCTATACACTGGAGGAGCTTAAGCCTTATCTTTACACCCTCTATTCTAATCCGGAATCCCTCGTACCTGTCAGTCCGCTCCGTCTGGAGTCTTACCTCAGGAATCCCAGGGCGGATTTTTCCGACCCTGTTCTGTTTGAAATGCGTCAGCGGGGCGAAGTCGTGGCATACCGCACTCTTTTGCCGGATTATTTATATGATCGTGAGGGTCAGTCTCAGCGATTCGCCTGGCTGAGCGGGAACTGGGTGCATCCCGGTTTCAGGCGCCGCGGGATCTCCACCCGGCTGCTAGAAACAGCCGAGGAGCAGTGGCAGGGGCGGCTGATGTATACCAACTTTGCACCGGAATCCAGGGCCGTCTATGACCGCAGCGGCCGCTTCGGTCTTATCTCAATAAGAGATGGCTTTCGATTCCACCTGAGATCGGCCACCGAAGATTTACTGGCGCCACGTATGGGATACGAAAAGTTGTTCAGAACCACCGATCTGCTGATAAACCGGTTTCGGGAATTTGGCCTGCAGAGATTCAGGTTCCCCGGCACGAATACCTGCCAGGTGAAGCAGGTCAATGGCTTTATTGCCCAGTTATCGGAGCTGGTAAGCAAACAGCAGCGTGATACTTTGTTCCGGAGGGACCGGGAAATTTTTCAGTGGGCCCTGGAATATCCATGGCTTACAGAGCAGGGCTGCGATCCCATCAACTATCACTTTTCCTACCGGGCCAGCCGTTTCGAAAACATCATTTATCACCTGATTCACTCCGATGGGAAAAGTCATGGAATCATCTGGCTCCTGATCCACAATAATGCACTGTCTGTCCCCTATCTGTTCGCCACAGAGAAAGGGCTGCAAAACTGCATGGCCGAAGTCATTGTCAGGACCATGATTGACAAGGGGTGCACCCACAGCACTATCCGCAATGCAGAGTTAAGAGAAAAGATGCTGGCATTTAAAAAGATCTTTCTCTCTGTAAGAAAGATGCCCCAGCTGATCTTTGCCCATCATAAGCTGACCGGCCTGATCCCTGAAAATCCAGTAATTCATGATGGAGACGGGGATGTGATGTTCACCGGCTGA
- a CDS encoding polysaccharide deacetylase family protein, with protein MKERIRKTITALARPWKLERLIGLSGEADIFPFYHTVSPEPLPHISHLYRVRKPEEFERDLEQLLSCFEPVSLASCLENRKDTRGRRRMVLSFDDGLSGCYQYIAPLLKKRGIPALFFLNNRFIDNRALFYRYKASLLLHRSKEDCRAREQMAAFLKIPEEQLETSIRMIAFDQRALLDALAREAELDFSAYLRSRAVYMDSEEIRELLRWGFDIGAHSADHMDFTLLEADEMIRQVLTSIRDLQQRFGISTSYFSFPFTSDGVPKQVIESLLEEGLATTLMGSAGLKRTGHPAFIQRIPMEQFEADAFEALKTEYLSFLFKKVAGLDRLRY; from the coding sequence ATGAAAGAAAGAATCCGAAAAACAATTACCGCCCTGGCCCGTCCATGGAAACTGGAACGTCTGATCGGGCTTTCGGGAGAGGCTGATATTTTTCCCTTCTATCATACGGTTTCCCCGGAACCCCTGCCCCACATCAGTCACCTGTACCGGGTGAGGAAGCCGGAGGAGTTTGAAAGAGATCTGGAACAATTGCTGAGCTGCTTCGAACCTGTCAGTCTGGCTTCCTGCCTGGAAAACAGAAAAGATACGAGAGGCAGGCGCCGCATGGTCCTTTCCTTTGACGATGGCCTTTCGGGATGTTATCAGTATATAGCCCCCCTTTTGAAGAAGAGAGGGATACCCGCCCTGTTTTTTCTGAATAACAGGTTCATTGATAACAGGGCCCTCTTTTACCGGTACAAAGCGAGCCTCCTGCTGCATCGTTCAAAAGAGGATTGCCGTGCAAGGGAGCAGATGGCCGCTTTTCTGAAGATCCCGGAGGAGCAGCTTGAAACCTCTATTCGAATGATCGCCTTCGATCAGCGGGCATTGCTCGATGCTCTTGCCAGGGAGGCGGAACTGGATTTCTCTGCCTACCTGCGCTCCAGAGCAGTCTATATGGACAGTGAAGAGATCAGGGAGCTGCTTCGGTGGGGCTTCGATATAGGAGCTCATTCGGCCGATCATATGGATTTTACCCTGTTGGAAGCAGATGAGATGATCCGGCAGGTCCTTACCAGCATAAGGGACCTGCAACAGCGCTTTGGGATATCCACCTCCTATTTCTCCTTTCCCTTTACCAGCGACGGCGTTCCGAAACAGGTGATTGAATCGCTTCTGGAAGAGGGGCTGGCCACGACCTTGATGGGTAGTGCCGGATTGAAGCGGACCGGTCATCCGGCCTTTATCCAGCGCATTCCCATGGAACAATTTGAAGCTGATGCATTCGAAGCCCTGAAAACAGAATATCTCTCATTCCTCTTCAAGAAAGTGGCCGGACTGGACCGCCTCAGATACTGA